A window of Sebastes umbrosus isolate fSebUmb1 chromosome 3, fSebUmb1.pri, whole genome shotgun sequence contains these coding sequences:
- the LOC119484386 gene encoding CMRF35-like molecule 1 produces MSSVKMIFFILVFLLGGLWETEAVSVTGELGKKVTIECSHVNAFSNVKYFCKGACAYEDVLISSKTNGKDSNLKYSIKDGGNTFSVTISSLTEDDSGTYWCGVERIGVDTYNKVVITVIQGNTKDSLQSNSKASFSKKLVYIGAGLGVVLLALAIVLLIFFRHRNRDIHAASGKDHDTVYATHSCQKQDGHHITTSPSTANEDQETDSISSSPTVQHRDTSGDHTENIYSNVTVSSESQTQPDDLFYSTVNFNTHTDGSTVTPHTAALTYSSIKHGATDESAAYYKV; encoded by the exons ATGAGCAGCGTGAAGatgattttcttcattttggTGTTTCTTCTGGGAG gTTTATGGGAGACCGAAGCTGTATCAGTAACAGGAGAGTTGGGAAAGAAGGTCACAATAGAATGCTCTCACGTCAACGCATTTTCCAACGTGAAATATTTCTGCAAGGGAGCGTGTGCATATGAAGACGTCCTAATAAGCAGCAAAACAAATGGGAAAGATTCAAATTTGAAGTACAGTATTAAAGATGGAGGAAACACATTCAGCGTGACCATCTCTAGTCTGACAGAGGATGACTCAGGAACTTACTGGTGTGGAGTAGAGAGAATTGGTGTGGACACATACAATAAAGTAGTCATCACAGTCATACAGG GAAACACAAAGGACTCCCTACAATCAAATTCAAAGGCTTCATTCTCTA AGAAGCTGGTGTACATTGGAGCGGGTCTCGGGGTGGTTCTGCTGGCTCTGGCGATTGTCCTTCTAATATTCTTCAGACATCGAAACAGAGACATCCACGCAGCTTCTG GAAAGGACCATGACACGGTCTATGCAACACATTCCTGTCAGAAACAAGATGGACACCACATCACTACCTCCCCTTCAACAGCCAATGAGGATCAAGAAACAGACAGCATCTCTAGCTCACCGACCGTTCAGCACCGAGACACCAGCGGAGATCACACAGAGAACATTTACTCCAATGTCACCGTTTCATCAGAGTCTCAGACCCAACCAGACGACCTCTTCTACTCCACTGTTAACTTCAACACGCACACAGACGGCAGCACTGTCACACCTCAC